The following proteins come from a genomic window of Sphaerisporangium rubeum:
- a CDS encoding right-handed parallel beta-helix repeat-containing protein, translating into MAPNFWRTGLSLPLICVLLADPAARPLHEGTPVPPVTAAAGRDLHPAAERHASHRAAERRALHRVAEGRRASHRAAAGRVFYVDAAKGDDDARGTTPRRAWRSLRRAGAQRLRPGDTLLLRRGGRWQGTLELTGKGTAARPIVVGGYGRGPRPRISAKGDDCVVVAGSYLRVSELRASRCGWAGFRVEGRYNDLWDVYADHNVTGVWFTPDGARNVLRGSQMRGNDRMSVDDDEPDNDSGAFGVLLNGDDNRVVGNLITGSYARSHDYVADGAAVEVYGGDRNIVTHNLARDNETFTELGHEPGGTATGNVFAHNVVTSSRPRGSFLITRGPGHAVGPVRGTVAVHNSVYLPARRTIGFSCADGCSGGVLTLRNNVLRVGGDVGFEDGSGIDDAGGVYHGRLGHFRPGRGSVRADPMFRSRSDLRLRAGSPAIGRGLRLGPSWYRDAWPPHDAAGRAVPRHRKPDSGAYQY; encoded by the coding sequence ATGGCGCCGAACTTCTGGCGGACGGGTCTTTCTTTACCTCTGATCTGCGTGCTGCTCGCCGACCCGGCGGCGCGTCCCTTGCACGAGGGCACTCCGGTGCCACCGGTCACCGCGGCCGCGGGCCGCGACCTCCACCCGGCGGCCGAGCGCCACGCGTCCCACCGGGCCGCCGAGCGCCGTGCGCTCCACCGGGTGGCCGAAGGCCGCCGCGCGTCCCACCGGGCCGCGGCCGGCCGTGTCTTCTACGTGGACGCCGCCAAGGGGGACGACGACGCGCGCGGCACCACGCCGAGGCGCGCGTGGCGGTCCCTGCGCAGGGCCGGCGCGCAGCGCCTGCGGCCGGGGGACACCCTGCTGCTGCGGCGCGGCGGACGGTGGCAGGGCACGCTTGAGCTGACCGGCAAGGGGACGGCGGCGCGGCCGATCGTCGTCGGGGGGTACGGCAGAGGGCCCCGGCCCCGGATCAGCGCCAAGGGAGACGACTGCGTCGTCGTGGCGGGCTCGTACTTGCGGGTGTCGGAGCTGCGGGCCTCGCGCTGCGGCTGGGCCGGGTTCCGCGTGGAGGGCCGCTACAACGACCTGTGGGACGTCTACGCCGATCACAATGTCACCGGCGTGTGGTTCACCCCGGACGGCGCGAGGAACGTCCTGCGGGGCAGTCAGATGCGCGGCAACGACCGCATGAGCGTCGACGACGACGAGCCCGACAACGACTCCGGAGCGTTCGGCGTGCTGCTCAACGGCGACGACAACCGCGTCGTCGGCAACCTCATCACCGGCAGCTACGCGCGCAGCCACGACTACGTGGCCGACGGCGCCGCGGTGGAGGTGTACGGCGGGGACCGCAACATCGTCACGCACAACCTCGCCAGGGACAACGAGACCTTCACCGAGCTCGGCCACGAGCCGGGTGGCACGGCCACCGGCAACGTGTTCGCGCACAACGTGGTGACGTCCTCGCGTCCGCGAGGATCGTTCCTCATCACCCGCGGTCCCGGTCACGCGGTCGGGCCGGTGCGCGGCACGGTGGCGGTGCACAACTCGGTCTACCTTCCGGCGCGCCGCACCATCGGCTTCTCCTGCGCCGACGGCTGCTCCGGCGGCGTGCTGACCCTGCGCAACAACGTGCTGCGGGTGGGGGGCGACGTCGGTTTCGAGGACGGTTCCGGCATCGACGACGCGGGTGGGGTCTACCACGGCAGGCTGGGACACTTCCGGCCCGGCCGGGGGTCGGTGCGGGCCGACCCGATGTTCCGGAGCCGGAGCGACCTGCGGCTGCGCGCGGGCTCACCGGCCATCGGCCGCGGCCTGCGGCTCGGCCCCTCGTGGTACCGGGACGCGTGGCCGCCGCACGACGCGGCCGGACGGGCCGTCCCCCGGCACCGGAAGCCGGACTCAGGTGCCTATCAGTACTGA
- a CDS encoding sensor histidine kinase, with protein sequence MSRRRVPLWPRTIRGQVTFLALVLTTVFLTPLGLAADAVIRSAVAQSLWRETRSVAARTVDAYQEARLRNPIPVPAGSRVLVQVIGPGNHVLAASESAAGLPVLASPPSGLPDRAIDFRTCPAGRRECYHATAILTGSRAEAPVVYAAARTPGLLRGHLIDISIGVQVALLVGLAGWVAAKATGRALGTIDNIKAELAHITASDLSRRVCEPPGDDEISGLARTVNSTLARLEHSVEQQRRFAADASHELRTPIAGLRAQLEDAWLYPEDTDLRSLVQGTLRDTDRIETIITDLLFMARLGSSGPAVQERVDLGRLTAEEIRRCGERVPVAADLQDDVMVHGVPTHLVRVVANLLDNAQRHADRQVTVQVRATRGTAVLSVTNDGDRIPVEDRERVFQRFTRLDEARSRNRGGTGLGLAIARDVAIAHDGTLRVEDCSTGTRFVLRLPVAE encoded by the coding sequence ATGTCCCGCCGACGCGTCCCCCTGTGGCCCCGCACGATCAGAGGACAGGTCACGTTCCTCGCGCTCGTGCTGACCACGGTGTTCCTGACCCCCCTGGGTCTGGCGGCGGACGCGGTGATCAGGAGCGCCGTCGCGCAGTCGCTCTGGCGCGAGACCAGGAGCGTCGCGGCCCGCACCGTCGACGCCTACCAGGAGGCGAGGCTGCGCAACCCGATCCCCGTCCCGGCGGGGTCACGGGTCCTCGTGCAGGTGATCGGGCCGGGGAACCACGTGCTGGCCGCCTCGGAGTCCGCCGCCGGCCTGCCGGTGCTCGCGAGCCCGCCGTCCGGGCTCCCCGACCGCGCGATCGACTTCCGTACCTGCCCGGCTGGCCGCAGAGAGTGCTACCACGCCACGGCGATCCTCACCGGGAGCCGCGCGGAAGCGCCTGTGGTGTACGCCGCCGCGCGGACACCCGGTCTGCTGCGGGGCCACCTCATCGACATCTCGATCGGCGTGCAGGTCGCGCTGCTCGTCGGGCTGGCCGGCTGGGTGGCCGCCAAGGCCACGGGCCGCGCACTCGGCACGATCGACAACATCAAGGCGGAGCTGGCGCACATCACCGCGAGCGACCTGTCGCGCCGGGTGTGCGAACCGCCTGGCGACGACGAGATCTCGGGGCTGGCCCGCACCGTCAACTCCACCCTGGCCCGGCTGGAGCACTCGGTGGAGCAGCAGCGCCGTTTCGCCGCCGACGCCTCCCACGAGCTGCGCACCCCCATCGCCGGCCTGCGCGCGCAGCTGGAGGACGCCTGGCTGTACCCCGAGGACACCGATCTGCGGAGCCTGGTCCAGGGGACGCTGCGCGACACCGACCGCATCGAGACCATCATCACCGACCTGTTGTTCATGGCGCGCCTCGGGTCCAGCGGCCCCGCCGTGCAGGAGCGGGTGGATCTCGGCCGTCTGACCGCCGAGGAGATACGGCGCTGCGGGGAGCGGGTACCGGTCGCTGCGGACCTCCAGGACGACGTCATGGTGCACGGCGTGCCGACCCACCTCGTCCGGGTCGTCGCCAACCTGCTGGACAACGCGCAGCGGCACGCCGACCGCCAGGTCACCGTGCAGGTACGCGCCACGCGCGGCACGGCCGTGCTGTCGGTGACCAACGACGGCGACCGCATCCCGGTCGAGGACCGCGAACGGGTCTTCCAGCGGTTCACCCGCCTGGACGAGGCACGCAGCAGGAACCGCGGCGGCACGGGCCTCGGGCTCGCCATCGCCAGGGACGTCGCCATCGCGCACGACGGGACGCTGCGGGTGGAGGACTGCTCGACCGGCACGAGATTCGTGCTGAGACTGCCGGTCGCGGAGTGA
- a CDS encoding N-acetylneuraminate synthase family protein, which translates to MRVLAVVPARGGSVGVPLKNLAKVGGLPLVTRAVNACVAAGLVDEVVVSTDHAGIAEAAAAAGARIVDRPAGLSGATASSESAVLHALHQLAGTGEPEVVVLVQCTSAFIDPADLDAAVAKVLAGEADVVFSAVETHEFVWNQAGAGVGGVNHDPAHRPRRQDRAPEYRETGAFYVMRAAGLREHGHRFFGAVAVQTVPAGHAVEVDTPGDLEIVRALAPVVDRPGPIDVDAVITDFDGVHTDDHVYVDQEGREAVAVSRSDGLGFDLLKRAGVKVLVLSTERNPVVTARARKLGVPVLQGLSAKHTALRDWLSIEGLDPARVAYVGNDVNDLGCLDLVGWPVATPGAHPRVLAAARVVLTRAGGDGAVRELCDRVLAARPGGPAPTAPAVRAAVPAPRTPRVQAAPVGIGGSLVGPGQPVYVIGEIGINHNGDLDIARRLIDVAADAGCQAVKFQKRTPEICVPVEQRDLIRQTPWGEMTYLEYKHRVEFGAAEYAEIGRYCAERGIDWFASPWDVPSVDFLEDMDVVAHKVASASVTDLELLRRLADTGKPLILSTGMSTLEEIDTAVEILGTSKLVMMHATSTYPLPPEEANLRAIVTLRERYGVPVGYSGHERGLQISLAAVTLGAVTVERHITLDRTMWGSDHAASLEPSGLEHLVRDIRIIETALGDGVKRVFPGEEAPKSRLRRVTV; encoded by the coding sequence GTGCGAGTCCTGGCCGTCGTCCCCGCCCGCGGAGGTTCCGTAGGCGTCCCGCTGAAGAACCTCGCGAAGGTCGGGGGTCTGCCCCTGGTCACCCGCGCGGTGAACGCCTGCGTCGCGGCCGGGCTCGTGGACGAGGTCGTGGTCAGCACCGACCACGCCGGCATCGCCGAGGCCGCCGCGGCGGCCGGCGCGCGGATCGTGGACCGGCCCGCCGGGCTGAGCGGCGCCACCGCCTCCTCCGAGTCCGCCGTGCTCCACGCGCTCCACCAGCTCGCCGGCACCGGTGAGCCCGAGGTCGTCGTGCTGGTGCAGTGCACCAGCGCCTTCATCGATCCCGCCGACCTGGACGCCGCGGTGGCCAAAGTCCTCGCCGGGGAGGCCGACGTGGTGTTCTCCGCCGTGGAGACCCACGAGTTCGTGTGGAACCAGGCCGGCGCCGGTGTCGGCGGCGTCAACCACGACCCGGCGCACCGGCCGCGCCGCCAGGACCGCGCACCCGAGTACCGCGAGACCGGCGCCTTCTACGTCATGCGCGCCGCGGGCCTGCGCGAGCACGGCCACCGCTTCTTCGGCGCCGTCGCCGTCCAGACCGTGCCGGCCGGCCACGCCGTGGAGGTCGACACCCCCGGCGACCTGGAGATCGTCCGCGCGCTCGCCCCCGTCGTGGACCGGCCGGGTCCCATCGACGTGGACGCCGTGATCACCGACTTCGACGGTGTGCACACCGACGACCACGTGTACGTCGACCAGGAGGGCCGCGAGGCCGTCGCGGTGTCCCGTTCCGACGGCCTCGGCTTCGACCTGCTGAAGCGGGCCGGGGTGAAGGTGCTCGTGCTGTCCACCGAGCGCAACCCGGTGGTGACGGCGCGCGCGCGCAAGCTCGGCGTGCCGGTGCTCCAGGGGCTGTCGGCCAAGCACACGGCGCTGCGCGACTGGCTGAGCATCGAGGGCCTGGACCCGGCGCGGGTCGCCTACGTCGGCAACGACGTCAACGACCTCGGCTGCCTGGACCTGGTCGGCTGGCCGGTGGCCACCCCCGGCGCGCACCCCCGGGTGCTGGCCGCCGCGCGGGTCGTGCTGACCCGAGCGGGTGGCGACGGCGCCGTGCGTGAACTGTGCGACCGCGTGCTCGCCGCGCGTCCCGGCGGGCCGGCACCCACCGCGCCGGCCGTCCGCGCCGCCGTCCCCGCTCCGCGCACGCCGCGGGTCCAGGCCGCTCCCGTCGGCATCGGCGGGTCGCTCGTCGGGCCGGGGCAGCCGGTGTACGTCATCGGTGAGATCGGCATCAACCACAACGGCGACCTGGACATCGCGCGCCGCCTCATCGACGTGGCCGCCGACGCCGGCTGCCAGGCCGTGAAGTTCCAGAAGCGCACCCCGGAGATCTGCGTGCCGGTCGAGCAGCGCGACCTGATCCGGCAGACGCCGTGGGGTGAGATGACCTACCTGGAGTACAAGCACCGGGTGGAGTTCGGCGCCGCCGAGTACGCCGAGATCGGCCGGTACTGCGCCGAGCGCGGCATCGACTGGTTCGCCTCCCCGTGGGACGTGCCGTCGGTGGACTTCCTCGAGGACATGGACGTCGTCGCGCACAAGGTCGCCTCGGCGAGCGTCACCGACCTGGAGCTGCTGCGCAGGCTCGCCGATACCGGCAAGCCGCTCATCCTGTCGACCGGCATGTCGACCCTGGAGGAGATCGACACGGCCGTGGAGATCCTCGGCACGTCCAAACTCGTGATGATGCACGCCACCTCGACCTACCCGCTGCCTCCCGAGGAGGCCAACCTGCGCGCGATCGTGACGCTGCGCGAGCGGTACGGCGTGCCGGTGGGGTACTCCGGCCACGAGCGCGGCCTGCAGATCTCGCTGGCGGCGGTCACCCTCGGCGCGGTGACCGTCGAGCGGCACATCACGCTGGACCGGACGATGTGGGGCTCCGACCACGCCGCCTCGCTGGAGCCGAGCGGCCTGGAGCACCTGGTGCGCGACATCCGCATCATCGAGACCGCGCTCGGCGACGGGGTCAAGCGGGTGTTCCCCGGCGAGGAGGCCCCGAAGTCCCGGCTGCGCCGCGTGACGGTCTGA
- a CDS encoding glycosyltransferase, which produces MITLSVVVPVRDAEPYIADALTSLTRNARADFEFIVVDDGSADETPLIVEDFRGELPGLTVLRNTVAAGLADARNLGLSLASGRYVTFLDGDDWVAPGYLARLVEAVDGLGCDFVRVDHVQVEGRRRVLNRAPEHRRGVVLPPREGILPSNTKTMVDYPYAWAGIYRRDLGDLLTFPGHLHTAEDRPWIWRLHREARSFAAVSLAGVFYRRLVPNSLTRIGDERQLHFFDAFELVFAQVRDEEDLLPKAVRSFCALLAHHLELSDRYSPELRRRFTARAGEVLAGLPPALVAGSGLEPERAELLRPLLPDDVYAEVRLP; this is translated from the coding sequence GTGATCACCCTTTCCGTGGTGGTGCCGGTGCGCGACGCCGAGCCGTACATCGCCGACGCGCTCACGTCGCTGACGCGCAACGCGCGCGCCGACTTCGAGTTCATCGTGGTCGACGACGGCTCGGCGGACGAGACCCCGCTGATCGTCGAGGACTTCCGCGGCGAGCTGCCCGGCCTCACCGTGCTGCGCAACACGGTGGCGGCCGGGCTGGCCGACGCGCGCAACCTCGGCCTGTCCCTGGCGTCCGGACGGTACGTCACGTTCCTCGACGGCGACGACTGGGTGGCGCCGGGGTACCTGGCCCGCCTGGTCGAGGCCGTCGACGGGCTCGGCTGCGATTTCGTGCGGGTGGACCACGTGCAGGTGGAGGGCCGCAGACGCGTGCTGAACCGCGCGCCTGAACACCGGCGGGGGGTGGTGCTGCCGCCGCGTGAGGGGATCCTGCCGTCGAACACCAAGACGATGGTCGACTACCCCTACGCGTGGGCCGGGATCTACCGGCGCGACCTCGGCGACCTGCTGACCTTCCCCGGCCACCTGCACACCGCCGAGGACCGGCCGTGGATCTGGCGGCTGCACCGCGAGGCGCGGTCCTTCGCGGCGGTGTCGCTCGCCGGGGTGTTCTACCGGCGGCTCGTGCCGAACTCGCTCACCCGGATCGGCGACGAACGCCAGCTCCACTTCTTCGACGCCTTCGAGCTGGTCTTCGCGCAGGTCCGCGACGAGGAGGACCTGCTGCCGAAGGCGGTCCGCAGCTTCTGCGCGCTGCTGGCCCACCACCTGGAGCTGTCGGACCGGTACTCCCCCGAACTGCGGCGGCGCTTCACCGCGCGGGCCGGCGAGGTGCTGGCCGGCCTGCCTCCCGCGCTGGTGGCGGGAAGCGGGCTGGAGCCCGAGCGGGCCGAGCTGCTTCGTCCCCTGCTTCCCGACGACGTCTACGCCGAGGTGCGCCTGCCGTGA
- a CDS encoding polysialyltransferase family glycosyltransferase: MTQVFYSSTLFGAMTLAAAVDEGRFGPHTGRRLLLVSNNAAIPEITPGVDETEGFAAIRARFDEVRSWNEIVAPLHPSDWKARQAELPMLGRLLLRDLGLGDGPAELVVESIAVPPSRTLAALIRDCPITVYSDGLMSYGPTRDPLPAEIAGRITRLLHLDLVPGLAPLLLREAGVAPQAIPDAAFAGVIDAIGAPDGLEGEAVILGQYLAALGILSDEEEAATHAAMLEAVAARGHRTVLFKPHPAAGRRHARRLRTAAEALGVDLRVAPETVPAEVCVKALRPRLVVGCFSTALVTSRRLFGARVATMGCETVLERLTPYENSNRIPATIIDATLPRLARDGSITDPPAADLPGLVEAVGYCMQSEQYPGLREAAVRYLAAHGPQARYFKSRRLSALGLVEVPPPHRPGRGGALGRLRRALTR; this comes from the coding sequence GTGACCCAGGTCTTCTACAGCTCGACGCTGTTCGGCGCGATGACGCTGGCCGCCGCCGTGGACGAGGGGAGGTTCGGGCCGCACACGGGACGGCGGCTGCTGCTGGTGTCGAACAACGCCGCCATCCCGGAGATCACGCCGGGGGTGGACGAGACCGAGGGGTTCGCGGCGATCCGGGCCCGGTTCGACGAGGTGCGGTCGTGGAACGAGATCGTGGCGCCGCTGCACCCGTCGGACTGGAAGGCGCGCCAGGCCGAGCTGCCGATGCTCGGCCGCCTGCTGCTGCGCGACCTCGGCCTCGGCGACGGGCCGGCGGAGCTGGTCGTCGAGTCGATCGCGGTGCCGCCGTCGCGCACGCTCGCCGCGCTGATCCGCGACTGCCCGATCACGGTGTACTCCGACGGGCTGATGAGCTACGGCCCGACCCGCGACCCGCTGCCGGCGGAGATCGCCGGCCGGATCACCCGGCTGCTTCACCTGGACCTCGTGCCGGGTCTCGCGCCGCTGCTGCTGCGCGAGGCCGGGGTGGCGCCGCAGGCGATACCGGACGCCGCGTTCGCCGGGGTCATCGACGCGATCGGCGCGCCGGACGGCCTGGAGGGCGAGGCGGTGATCCTCGGGCAGTACCTGGCGGCGCTCGGCATCCTCAGCGACGAGGAGGAGGCCGCGACGCACGCGGCCATGCTGGAGGCCGTGGCGGCGCGCGGCCACCGCACGGTGCTGTTCAAGCCGCACCCGGCGGCCGGACGGCGGCACGCGAGACGCCTGCGGACGGCGGCGGAGGCGCTCGGCGTGGACCTGCGGGTCGCGCCGGAGACCGTCCCCGCCGAGGTGTGCGTCAAGGCGCTGCGGCCCCGGCTGGTCGTGGGCTGCTTCTCCACCGCGCTGGTCACCTCGCGGCGGCTGTTCGGCGCGCGGGTCGCCACGATGGGCTGCGAGACCGTCCTTGAACGGCTCACACCGTACGAGAACAGCAACAGGATCCCCGCCACGATCATCGACGCGACCCTCCCCCGGCTGGCGCGCGACGGCTCGATCACCGATCCGCCGGCCGCCGACCTGCCGGGCCTGGTGGAGGCCGTCGGCTACTGCATGCAAAGCGAGCAGTACCCCGGCCTGCGGGAGGCCGCGGTGCGGTACCTCGCCGCGCACGGCCCGCAGGCCCGGTACTTCAAGAGCCGCCGCCTCAGCGCGCTCGGCCTCGTCGAGGTCCCCCCGCCGCACAGGCCCGGCCGCGGCGGCGCGCTCGGCCGCCTGCGCCGCGCGCTCACCCGCTGA
- a CDS encoding DUF6716 putative glycosyltransferase, with product MTRVLAVADSDSYLKWAAGLLDQLPAEWTRTLAVVRTPITPSAAQIAAAVSGTRLGGGEPPVVASARGLRRLAERTRPDVVLVACTGPVVDVLVSGVLGGMSPRPVFVSGLPGISIPATEKAWLYRGACDLFVVHSGKEVAEFGRIGKELGATGAVALARLPYLDHVTGRPMTAGTGRRVVFATQAKVPRRREERESVLMALAALAARRPDLDVVVKLRALETERQTHNERHHYERLWRDLAAAGAVPEGAVRFAAGAMRDQLAEAAGFVTVSSTAALEAIAAGVPLLVLSDFGVSAEMINLVFEDSGCLGTLEELTAAGFRRPTGAWCDANYFHDPSASDWVPRVAALVDDARAGRLPAPRPLLDGPAHAAARRRARLRVELPPNVMRAGYRASRRMRRYLKAMS from the coding sequence TTGACCCGGGTTCTCGCCGTCGCCGACTCCGACAGCTATCTGAAATGGGCGGCGGGCCTGCTCGACCAGCTTCCGGCGGAATGGACGCGGACGCTCGCCGTCGTGCGCACGCCGATCACCCCGTCCGCCGCGCAGATCGCGGCCGCGGTCAGCGGCACCCGCCTCGGCGGCGGCGAGCCGCCGGTCGTGGCCTCGGCGCGCGGGCTGCGCCGTCTCGCCGAGCGGACCAGGCCCGACGTGGTGCTCGTCGCCTGCACAGGACCCGTGGTCGACGTGCTGGTCAGCGGCGTTCTCGGCGGCATGAGCCCGCGGCCGGTGTTCGTGTCGGGCCTGCCGGGGATCTCGATCCCCGCCACGGAGAAGGCCTGGCTGTACCGCGGCGCGTGCGACCTGTTCGTCGTGCACAGCGGCAAGGAGGTCGCCGAGTTCGGCCGCATCGGCAAGGAGCTCGGCGCGACCGGCGCCGTCGCCCTGGCGAGGCTGCCCTACCTCGACCACGTCACCGGCCGGCCGATGACCGCGGGGACCGGCCGCCGGGTGGTGTTCGCGACCCAGGCCAAGGTGCCGCGGCGGCGCGAGGAGCGCGAGTCGGTCCTGATGGCGCTCGCCGCGCTGGCCGCGCGCCGTCCCGACCTCGACGTGGTGGTGAAGCTGCGGGCCCTGGAGACCGAGCGGCAGACCCACAACGAGCGGCACCACTACGAGCGGCTGTGGCGTGACCTGGCCGCGGCCGGCGCGGTGCCGGAGGGAGCGGTGCGGTTCGCCGCGGGGGCGATGCGCGATCAGCTGGCCGAGGCGGCGGGTTTCGTCACGGTGAGCTCGACCGCCGCGCTGGAGGCCATCGCCGCCGGGGTGCCGCTGCTCGTGCTGTCGGACTTCGGGGTGAGCGCCGAGATGATCAACCTGGTGTTCGAGGACAGCGGCTGCCTCGGCACTCTGGAGGAGCTCACCGCCGCGGGTTTCCGGCGGCCCACCGGCGCCTGGTGCGACGCCAACTACTTCCACGACCCGTCGGCCAGCGACTGGGTGCCCCGGGTCGCCGCACTGGTGGACGACGCGCGCGCCGGCCGCCTCCCCGCGCCGCGTCCCCTGCTCGACGGACCGGCGCACGCCGCCGCGCGCAGGCGCGCGCGTCTGCGCGTGGAGCTGCCGCCGAACGTCATGCGCGCCGGTTACCGCGCGAGCCGCCGCATGCGCCGCTACCTGAAGGCGATGTCCTGA
- a CDS encoding CHAP domain-containing protein, producing MDAPRHRVIGMALGGLILAQVATGTALAHADTPPGDTLAKVASAEAHGAPRSEARVTAAQVLDLARKQVGITENSLGGGTKFHAWYMSSPRAVETIARDTGKISDYANAPWCDMFVSWIGEQLGIQDTMGQDAYTVQHAKWFESQGRFGSAPKPGAVAFFAWSGGGIEAIEHVGFVVKDNGDGTIETIEGNTGNGKVEIRNRPTYQVAGYGYPAYAT from the coding sequence ATGGATGCCCCCCGACATCGCGTGATCGGCATGGCCCTCGGCGGGCTGATCCTCGCCCAGGTGGCGACCGGCACCGCCCTCGCCCACGCCGACACCCCTCCCGGTGACACGCTCGCCAAGGTCGCCTCGGCCGAGGCGCACGGCGCTCCGCGCTCCGAGGCCCGGGTCACCGCCGCACAGGTGCTCGACCTCGCGAGGAAGCAGGTCGGCATCACGGAGAACAGCCTCGGTGGCGGCACCAAGTTCCACGCGTGGTACATGAGCAGTCCCCGCGCGGTCGAGACGATCGCCAGGGACACCGGCAAGATCTCCGACTACGCCAACGCGCCGTGGTGCGACATGTTCGTCTCGTGGATCGGCGAGCAGCTCGGCATCCAGGACACGATGGGGCAGGACGCCTACACCGTGCAGCACGCCAAGTGGTTCGAGTCGCAGGGCCGGTTCGGCTCCGCGCCGAAGCCCGGCGCTGTGGCGTTCTTCGCCTGGAGCGGCGGCGGCATCGAGGCCATCGAGCACGTCGGCTTCGTCGTCAAGGACAACGGCGACGGCACCATCGAGACGATCGAGGGCAACACGGGCAACGGGAAGGTCGAGATCCGCAACCGGCCGACCTACCAGGTGGCCGGCTACGGCTACCCCGCCTACGCGACCTGA
- a CDS encoding ABC transporter substrate-binding protein — protein sequence MRRGRMLAVASVMTAALVTSAACSSGGGEGDAGASGAASAPAEKITLTLQTFGGGTNFGYKAAVEKWNAEHPNVQVKYTNLTDSFENVYWPQMLQWLQSGTGAGDVVGIDEGGMGLAKARPQFFADLGEYGLQSRQADFPAWKWENGINTDGKLFALGTDVGGMSICYRTDLFEKAGLPTDRAKVSELWKTWDDFIKVGQQFQGKVKDAKFVDSVNTIYNVVLSQEAAKNGNVTYFDKNQQLIVDKNPAVKGAFDFTQKISKAGLTAKLQNFTDPWNTGFVKSQFATLGCPGWMLGVVSGTAGDEFKGKWDVATVPGGGGNWGGSWLAVPKQSKHPKEAAELASYLTSPEAQLMAFKEGGNLPSTVPAQDNPELQSAKNEYFNNAPIGEIFGPSIKSLQPTFLGEKHAQVKAAVEQVVIGMDQGAVPYDQAWQKFVEAGQKAAG from the coding sequence ATGCGCCGCGGCAGGATGCTCGCGGTCGCATCGGTGATGACCGCCGCGCTCGTGACCAGCGCCGCCTGTTCTTCAGGTGGCGGTGAAGGTGACGCCGGCGCCAGCGGCGCCGCGTCCGCGCCGGCGGAGAAGATCACCCTTACGCTTCAGACCTTCGGCGGTGGCACCAACTTCGGTTACAAGGCCGCCGTGGAGAAGTGGAACGCCGAGCACCCGAACGTGCAGGTCAAGTACACCAACCTGACCGACAGCTTCGAGAACGTCTACTGGCCGCAGATGCTCCAGTGGCTGCAGTCCGGCACCGGTGCCGGCGACGTCGTCGGCATCGACGAGGGCGGCATGGGTCTGGCCAAGGCCCGTCCCCAGTTCTTCGCCGACCTCGGCGAGTACGGCCTGCAGAGCCGCCAGGCCGACTTCCCCGCGTGGAAGTGGGAGAACGGCATCAACACCGACGGCAAGCTGTTCGCCCTCGGCACCGACGTCGGCGGCATGAGCATCTGCTACCGCACCGACCTGTTCGAGAAGGCCGGCCTGCCGACCGACCGGGCCAAGGTGTCCGAGCTGTGGAAGACCTGGGACGACTTCATCAAGGTCGGCCAGCAGTTCCAGGGCAAGGTCAAGGACGCGAAGTTCGTCGACAGTGTCAACACCATTTACAACGTGGTGCTGTCGCAGGAGGCCGCCAAGAACGGCAACGTCACCTACTTCGACAAGAACCAGCAGCTCATCGTGGACAAGAACCCCGCGGTGAAGGGTGCCTTCGACTTCACCCAGAAGATCAGCAAGGCCGGTCTCACCGCCAAGCTGCAGAACTTCACCGACCCGTGGAACACCGGGTTCGTCAAGTCGCAGTTCGCCACCCTCGGCTGCCCGGGCTGGATGCTCGGTGTGGTGTCCGGCACCGCCGGTGACGAGTTCAAGGGCAAGTGGGACGTCGCGACCGTTCCCGGTGGCGGCGGCAACTGGGGCGGCTCCTGGCTGGCCGTGCCGAAGCAGTCCAAGCACCCGAAGGAGGCCGCCGAGCTGGCCAGCTACCTGACCAGCCCCGAGGCCCAGCTCATGGCGTTCAAGGAGGGTGGCAACCTTCCGAGCACCGTCCCGGCTCAGGACAACCCCGAGCTGCAGAGCGCCAAGAACGAGTACTTCAACAACGCGCCGATCGGCGAGATCTTCGGCCCGTCCATCAAGAGCCTTCAGCCGACCTTCCTCGGTGAGAAGCACGCTCAGGTGAAGGCGGCCGTCGAGCAGGTCGTCATCGGTATGGACCAGGGCGCGGTGCCTTACGACCAGGCCTGGCAGAAGTTCGTCGAGGCGGGACAGAAGGCGGCGGGCTGA